The following DNA comes from Sander lucioperca isolate FBNREF2018 chromosome 2, SLUC_FBN_1.2, whole genome shotgun sequence.
CAGTTTAATATTTATTAAGCTCTGTGTTTTCAATAGAGGGCTAGCATAATAGCAATATGTGGAAATAtaggatgttttattttttaaagtgttaTTAATGCATAGGCTGTAAAAACAACCTTTTTGTCAGTTTCATAATTTCATATTGGAAAGGAAACCCTCACACATGGATGCCAAGAACAAGGTGTTGCGTCTCTGCCAGCGACAAACTGAATAAATGCTTATGACTATGCCCACACCACCAGAGGGGATGGACTAAATCATAATTCTCATTCTGCGGCTTGGAAAAACTTCCGCCTTTCTGGATGCCAAGCGGCTCTGAGGCGATCCCAGTGATGAGCCAAGGAACGCTCTGCTAACTGAGCTCTGGAGAAATACGGTCACGGCAAGATCCATATTCAAATAAACTTCACTCTTGGCCCGTGCACACAAGCCATGTTGTCACCAGCTGGCAGTTCCTTTCACCGCCCCTTCAAATACTGAGCCACTTTTGATTAACGTCTCTACGGCTAATCATGCGGGTTGGCTGTGCCAAATTGGACGAGCCACGTATGGCCTCCATTTGCCTTGAAATCTCGTATTTTTTAAACTCATTCGAAGCTTTCGAGAGCCTCCCTTGTCCCTTTACACCACATACCCCTCCCCTAAGTCTTCTCTTGTCTAGTGCCCATACATAGAACAGAGAGGGTGGTGTGGCGGCACGGTGCCATCCTGCGGGCCCCTGAATGAGAGGACTATTGCTACCACATGCACCCAGCTGCATAAATGTTATTAATTTTTTATGGCTTGTGTACATAATATGGCCGGTGTGGGAAATTGTGAGGTTCCACTAAAGGCTGGAAAAATCCTCAAAATTGAATCAAAGTGGAAAACTTATTTTGGCTGGTGACTGTTCTGGACCTCCTTCTTTTCCATCTCCCTTAATTCTCTTCTACTCCTCCCTGTCTCACATCATGCTCTCTAAGGTTCCTCTTTGAGTgatttacactttctaaaaagGCTGCATTGGCGGGTCTCCTTGTACAGCCATATTGGTGGTGGTGTGAGACAGCCGGAATATTTGTCATAGGTCCAGAGGTGCAAAGACATTAGACAGCACTTTGTCACCAGGGTCTGGAATTCACACCATTTGGCTGTTTCCAAGTCAGCTCCTTAACCGCTGACTGGTCTGGTTTCTGTCAGCTGCCGCTCTGTTGACATTGAGGGCTAAAAAAAGATGGCAACATGGAAAGGATGTGTGCTACTAGCCTTTTTAGGTGGTCAAAACAACATGCAGTCTACGAAGAGCGCTGCGACAGGGATCCACAGCCAAGGCCCTTGACTCGGTGCTCTCTTCCTCAGTTCACAGTTCAGATATAGTTTAGTGGTTTAGAATGACTCTCGTCAGGGTTTGCTAACCCCCGCAGAGAGATGGGCTTGAACTCCgagcagagccaccgtctccCAAATCACCAGGCCCAGCGGAGGCCCCAGCAATCCAAATGTGATCATGGCAGGGGCCTCCCGTCTCATTACCAATCTCCATTTCAAAACAGCCTTCAAATGGGAACTAATGCATTAGCTCTCGCTGGGGGAAAAGTCTAGGGAGCCACTACATAGCAGCTCAAAAACGCTTTCATACATGTTTTATCAGCAGGGGAAGAGTGAGCAAGAGAGAAAAGCAGCTTGGACCGAACCATTCATTTGTTGCCCATCTTATTAGCTTGGCACTGTGTTATTAGCTGCCATTGTGCTCTATAAAAGCCCCTTAGGCCTGTTCCACTGTTCGCTGAATCTGGGGTGAGCACTGTGCCAAGCACTTTTTGGAGGTATTTGAGACCATGAAAATTCAATCCTAAACCCTCTGCATTGAGGTTTCTCACAGATAAATGAAGAGGATTAGTggaacaataaaacaatgtcTTACCTCAGATACCACCGTATCCTATTAATTGGGATTTTAGTGGagaaatgtgttaaaaaaaaccaaccTCAATCTTGTATCACGGTCGCTTTTTTGACAAGCTGAATGAAGCCCTGTCATTGTAACCATGTTCCATCAAATAGGAAATGTGTTCCAAATTATGAACAAGTAAATATAGAAAATCATAAACAATTGgggcaacaaaaaaagaagaaaaagcctGGACATGTGAAGAATGGCTCTGGAAAAGAGCTGACAATCGCAGAAGCTGTAATAACCCACCTTGGGTTGGATATGCTAGGCAATGTGTCAATTGATTCCCATCTGATGATGGACTGTGTGCTGAAATAAATTGACCTTGCCAGACGATGAGTGAAATTGATGGAGCTTTTCATCTCCGGAGGGCCGTTCCACACTCAGCTGTAAAATGGATAGAGCACAGGACAGAGTGATAGAGTCGGGGGAAAATGTAAGGTGTGTTTTCTACCAAAGCTTGCTTGGTAAATAATAGTTACAGGAAAAATCACTATTCTGTAACAAGTACAGGGGTTAAGTACCTGCTGTTGACTAGATGATTAGAACTTAAAGCACACAGCGCTAAAGTGAAGCTGGCCACTGACAGATGCTACCCGTCGGAGGAATATGTGGCTCAATTACCAGGAGCCTAAATTGAAAGTGATAGTGATTTAAGCCTTCCCAATACGCCTGCCCCATTCTGGCAAACAGTCTTTTCAAGgagccttttaaaaaaaacaaaaacctgccGGAGTGTGTGAGACACAGGAGCGCCATTGATTTTCAATAACATCCCCTAATGACCTGGCCACGGTTTGATCCACGCTGTCATTATGGGCTGATACCATAGGACAGGATTGGTGGGTCTCACGGCACACAGCAGCGAGATGAGTAGTCGGGGCATTATCAGGATGAATTGGCCGTCTCTGGACAGGCGGCAAGCACAGCCGAGGTCTTGTCAATAACAGGATGGGGCGTCTCAGGACTCCCTCCGCGGCCCACTCCAGAGCGCCTTCCGGCCTCATTAGAAAAGCAGATGAGTGGTGTGCATAAGGAGAGGGGGTGTATGAGAAGAGAGGGGAGGCTCTCCTCCACCATCCGATAGCCTGCCTCCCAGGCATTGCTCCTCTTAATGAGTCCAGACCGCGGGTCAATATGCGGCTGGGCTACCAGTCAATACCGGTTacctgcaacacaaacactcaAAACCTGCTTTCATACAAAATCAATGTCTTATTAGTCCCTCCCTGTATTGCCTTGGCCCAATCTCATCGATCCCCTCTGAAGAGCTCTGTAGCCCATGTATGACAGATTATGGTCAAATGATGTTACGGCTTAGGCTACTCTGTCGGGCCAAGTATGTTGcctttttgatttcaaagtaaTAGCTTGATATCAGATAAGCAAATACTCTACATGCTGAAAACTGAGACACAAGCATTATTGGCAAACCTATCAACCTCACATCAACATTCCACTCAGTAGGTTTGGCTCACAGACAAATTCAGTACTTGTAGTCAGCACTGACAATGAGTGCCAGGATGAAAGACCAGTAACAAATGTATGACATTAGGTCCAAACTTTATTCCATACATTTTAAACCAAGaatgttcattttcatttttttacacGCCTAAAACTCTACTTGTTTTGTATACAAGAGTCTAAGAAAAACAACTGCACAACACCACAAGGTTGACAGAGAAAGTCCTTTTGCCACCCACTAAAAAGTGTCCTTCTTTTCTGTCTGGGGGATGGTCCAGTTTTTGACTTGGAAGTCTTTTAATAATTCCATCATTATTTATAAACATGTGTTAATCCAAGTTTCTCTCAGTATCACCAGATATCGTCTGCTCCCTCAGGGTGATCTCTTCATTAGGGTGCTGTGTGCTGCTTTGCATAGATTGCAGAAGATCCTTCTCGGCCCCCTACAACACCCTCCTGTCATCCTTTCATCCATTGGCCAAGCTTGTCTGTTGCCATGATATTCAACAGGGTTCCCCCATGtttcatttaattttgtttttctagAAATGGTTAAAAAGACTAATAAATTTACACAGTCATTTTGCAGCGAAGGAATATCAACAAGTTATTTACATCAGTTTTCTTTACAGAGACTGAACAAAGACctcataatatatatttatctgCATATCTCAAAGGCAAACGAATGAACCAAACAAATTGTACATTGTCATCATTGAGGATATCCTGGTACCATGAGGTTAAATCACTTAAGGTTGAAACCAAATCCAGTCTTTACAGTGGGTCATAATGGTTATGTCTCACAATCAACTGGGATAAATATTGTAAAAGGTGTGACTAATgcacaaaatacataaaattCATAGAAATGATATCTATACATGGAACAAGGATAGGAAATGTACAAACTCATTTTAGGACCGCTCTTTTCGCACAAAGCTGAAAAAAGGTATTtgattaatatattaataattatcAAATATTTAAGTCGGATATAAACATACACATATTTATGTTCTCTTTACCGACATTATTCAACCTCCAGTCCACTAAAAATAAAGTCATGGCATGTGCTTAATCAGCCTTACACACCTTTACTTTGTACAATCATACCCTTTCCCTTAGGGAGGTTTGCTCTTCTCTGGTGAAGAGCAGTGCATTTTGTTCACAACAAGGTTTGAGATTGGGGGAGTGGGGCGCGAGTGTGTCTAATAAGACTTTGTGCACTTTTCTCAGAAGCTACCGGGCCTCTACCTCTTTGGGGTTGCGAGATGGGGAGTAGTCCCGTGGGTCCTGGGTGGTGAGGGGGGTAGTCCTCCTGGGTGAGGCTGGCCTGGCACTGCCGGCTGGCACGAGGGGCGGGGGCGCACTGAGTGCGGCAGTAGGGGGCGTTCTGTTCAAAGGGCCGTTGTGTCCGGTGGAGGGGCTGAGTCTCGGGTAGGGCATGCCGCCTAGGTGGGGCATAAAGGGGGGCATGTGGGGTAGATGACCCTCCATGGGGGACTGGTGCAGCTGATGGAGGCGTGCTCTGTCCAGCTCCTCTCTCAGGTGGAGGCGCTCTCGCTCCTCCGCCTGCTGTCTCATCCTCTCGTGCTCCCTGCGCACCTCCAACAGGTGCTCGTGGTGCGAGTAGTCATGAGCCTCCCTCTCGCGGTAGGCTCGTTCTTGTTCGTACACGCTGGGGAAGCGATGTCCCTGCTCGGCCCGGAGCTGGAAGTCCATGCGCCGCTGCAGGTCCAGGCTGCGGTAAGCCTCTCTGAGTGGGTCCCAGGGGAAAGCTGGGTGGGGCAGGCGTTCTCTTCCTGCCAGAGGGCTCACTCCCATGAACGGAGCCATGCGCGCCCGGTCCAGCACATTGAGGCTGCCCATCTGGGGCATGGCACTCATGGAAAGAGGCAGAGAGTGTGCCATGGGGACACCATGTAGGCCAGGTGCTGGAATGTCACAGCCGCGTGATGACGGAAGAGGGGGCTGATGGGACAAAggtgggtggtggtggtgcgGGTTTACAGGCTGGCTGATTTGAGCAGGGAGAGcttggggtgggggttggggggcgGGCTCGGAACTCACCATCACgacctcctgctcctccttcctctcctccttaaTCTTCATGTCACTTTTCACCTTGTGCAGGAGCTCTGCGGATGGGGGCTCTTTCCTCTCGCTATCCTTGAGTGTAGGTGGCGGCCCACCTGCCATCTTCATGCCCTGCTCATTGATCACGGCCTTGGTGTACGGGGAAGGAGAGCGTTGAGCGGGTTTGATGGAGTCTTCTGAGCATCTCCTCTCTAGCATCTCCTTGCCGGGCGAGCGGCTCTCCTTCACCTTCACGTCAGCCAGCGTGGAAGACTCTCTGTGGCGCTCCAGCAGCTCCTTCTCCGCCTCACGGACCCGATCCACACTGCCACTGTGATGTCGACCCGAGTCACAGGAGTTCTGGCTGTTTGTGCGAATGAGGCTGCTGATCTGGTAGCTGACTGGCGCCGAGGCGGGAGATGAACGGTTGGAGTGGCGATTACGATCCACAGAATCCCTGTAATAACATAATGAAAGTGTTTAGTTTGTGCCAGTCAAATAAAGCATCATGTCGGTGGGTTGTATTTAGGGATGATTTACCTATGGGATATACATCTGGGTTATAATTCTCTTTCAAAATATAGGTTACCATGCTCCTGTCTTCCTCTATCATCCACAGAGATCCTTTCAATTGATTTCTGAGAGATAGCGTCTCTCAGAGCTGCTTGTTGCCTGTTtgatttgtgtttctttgttggAACcacaaattcaatttatttcagTTTCTACGGATATGACTAATGGACTGGAGAATTGTCACAatttgtcttttgtctttgaCAGTACATCTTTCTATCTCCAGAGCTGATTTGGGTGTTtcaagtgtttttgttttgttttgtccaaacatAATTTAATCATCTTGTATATATGCTAATGCTAGCTGGAAAAGGGATCATTACTGTGGCCACGTCTTTAGAGTTGTGATCATGAATTTGAGTacttgaatgaaaaaaatattcacaatttCTGTCCTTTACATGTGCTGTGAGATGATCAGATTTGTTACCTTCTTGGGGAAATCCCATGCTTTGAAACAATACAGTGAAGTCCCAGATCAAATGTTGAATTGTGATGACAGCAGACAATGTATAGCAATTGCATCATTGCATGATATATCACTAATATCATCCAAATAACACCCAAAAAGTACATAAAAAGCAACTCACCTGTCTTTATCCTTCTCCTCTTTACCGATGGACgagtctctcttctctctttccctctccctctccctttctctttcccgttctctctctcgctctctctcgtgGCTGTTGGCTGAGCTGCTTCTCTCCACGTCTCCGGTTTTGGGCCACTGTGGCGGGGTGGGGAAAGATGGCGGGGTGCGTCGAAGTCTGTTCCAGGTGTCGTGGTGGGGGCTGCCAAACGTGGGCAGTCCTCCTGGCCCCTCCTTGGTGCCAAACATGCTGTTGGACCCTGCAGGGAAGGGAGAGACAGGCGTGGGACCTGCTGTAAGTTAATTGGGCACAAAACCTTCTTGAGGACACATAAGATGAGAAAGACTCGAcaacaaaaagctgcttttgtctttgtctctggaGGTTCTCTCACTGAAGCTGTTTGAAAGAGATAGAGGTTAATGGTTCCACCCACCAGAGATAAAAAAATCCACTCATTTGCTTTTGGACTAAAGGGCTTCTCCCCCCTCCCTTTTTTGTTGCACTGGATGAACAGGGGAGACTCACTTGCCCTCTGGAGTTGAGGGCTGTGAAAAGCCAAGGGAGACCTTAGCATTCCACAGCATGTCTATTCCAATCACATCCATTTTCACAACAGGGTGACCGATTTGGCACACAAAGATAGGAGGCatgtagagaaagagagaaaagccaTTGAGAAAAGGTGGCGAGGGGGGGAAGCCCTCCATGGTGGTGCAGAAGGGGCTTGTCAGATAATTAATAGATGAATTGCCACCGAACAGCGGACCTAAGAGTGCCTGTTGGCAGCAACGCAGCCAGATtaaagccagactggtggggacaTGGTTGGTGGATGAAGTGGAGACAGGGAGGAGGTTTGCTGTGGTGTGCTGCCTTGTTGGGCTTCCCTGGGCTAGGGCTGTTTTGACACAGAAACTAGAGCTAAGTGTCTtgattttattttcctcccctCCTGGCTCTCCCTGTGGTCTAACGCTGTCCTGCTCTGTTCTGCTACCGGCCACAGGGGCCAGATTGAAAGGGTGAGcggtggaggaggagagggggccAGCGCTTACCAAGCGAGGGGTTGCCTAATCCTCCGAAGGCACTGCTTGAAAGGTTGCCGAGGCCGCCATAGGAACTGGAGCGACTGAAAGGATCTGTAAAATGCCAAACAGGGATTAGCAAAAGGGGGGGCTGGCTAGCGGTGCACACCCCAACACCAACCCGTTCCACTCGGCTTTTCTCTTACAAGcgagctgtgttttttttttttttttttagcgctGCCACCCTAGCTCTATGACTGGTAATTCTGCAGTAGCCAGGTCGCCTGGATGCTGGATTCACTGCCACTAACTGGAGTGGAGTGTCCCTGACCCTGCTGGGGTGGAAGAACGCAGCTGGATGGGGAAATTACTTTTGAGTTTTTGGAGCTGAGCTTAAATTAGACAATAGTGGAAGGACAGGGGAATTAGAAGCAGTAAAAATTAGGCTAGACAGACCACAATGATTTAATTGGAGAATCGGTGTCTGATGGACTCCACTGACGCAGACCAGAGCCTCCAGATTTATAGGAGTAACACAAACATTTACCCTGAGAAGTCAGTGAACAACATTCATCAATTGATAATTTGCAGCCCCATTCTAATTCAGCAAAAAATCCATCAGGAAATGCAGGACTTATCAACAGATTAGGGTTTAAGGATTTTCAGCTCTGGGGCTTGTTAATGTATTAGAAAAAGACAACAATTAAGAAATCTCCTCTGCCTCACACATGAATTCCCTGGACAGGAAAATTTGGTTCGCTAAATCTTCCTCCTCAGTGCACCATGTATTCATAAGCACAAAATGGATTGACTCAAGGGCTTATTCCATGAAATCAACTTGCCACTCTGAACCAAAACAGTTTCTCTGAGAAAATGGTGCAGAATAAATGAATGCATAAAAAATACATCCTATTCACTCCTATGAAATACTTTGCAAGCATATagaaaatagtgacatatatgCTGTTGCACTGCGTATAGTTTGTCCAAACAAAGAGGGAGACTGAATACTAGACTAGTCTTTTAATGAACCCAGACAGAATTATTTAAGGCTGTGTTGTGAGTCTGATTTTATGATGTCTACACTTCTCATTACCATGTACTTTGAGTTTGCTCAAGAAGTGCCGCAATCGACTGACTACATTGGCCAACTGGACTCCATATTAACCTTAAAATGAACCTGAgatcaaaatatatataggcTTCAAATTACACCCTGAAGGCTTGTAATGTGTTTAAAACATGagtgtaaaagagagagagagagagagagagagagagcgagagagagagagagagagagagagagagagagagagagagagagatggagagaaagaggagataaatgtataaaaaagttTGAACATGGGGTTACTTACACTTACCTGCCAAATGGCTAGGAGGCAGGAAGCCGCTGGGGTGGGGGACATGGCCGTACGGAGAGGGAGCTGGGTGGCCGGAGCCTATCAGAGCCGAGAGGAACAGggttattattaatattatcatAATAAGACGGTTATATTCTTTACCTAGCCATGCAGAGACAAAACTAAATTAGTGTGATTAGCCCGGACTTCAGTAACACTTCCACCTAAGAAGATGGTTAATCGCCACAATAAGTATACTtgcgtggaatttgccttggtaaatggtgcaaacataaacaaacatactgACACACTAAACCTCATCGTCGGTCCGAGCTAATAAATCCCTGGTCTTACTTTTCACCATTGTTGTTGTATTTTCGgttacactttatttgaaggtaaCTACATAagcgtgacatgacactgtcatgaacgtgtcataaacattataaacaagtcataaacatttgtgacataacgcttcttttagtaagtgtcattcggtttttgtcttGACAacttatggttagggttagagttagggttcatgtgtcatgacagtgtcatgacagtgacatgtgttcatgacagtgtcatgtcactcttacgtagataccttcaagtaaagtgttaccgtttttctatatttttaacTTATACATCCTTGATtttcaaccgcagagtaacATCAGACAGACTCCCACTCTGTGTTTTCTGTCGCCTTGTAGTCACGTGttcctttcagtaacagttctaCCTCTTCATCGGTCCCAACAGAGAAGAAATCTCTTGTCTTATTTTTCACTGCTGCTCTAGTCTTTTCTGCAACTAAAAGCTACTACCATGGAAACACCAACCGGgcggagtatacatgctgcttcctgtttacatcggcacatgcccagtgtaactccggatttccactggatgcggaacgtctgcggaccggctccgctgtggaacggctccgtgctccgccgtccgtcaacacccactaggtccggatttgttgcggcacggctgcggccatgactgacagctgtagtcacgaggacccacgagatctcgcgaattcacgtagaatagaaccacaaaaccaacaccagttagtttccatccagaggagtagaggggaaactactctgagctgtgttttcaaggtgtagttcAGGGAAATGTGATCCACCGTGAGCAcggtgtgttttattttgaaaattaactggatgttttattttgtttctgtgctcgacttcctgtccccactatctgccatgtgctgaattgctgcggagctcggcaaaaatagaagctctgcgtatctgctccagagggctgggaccgccggagttgggacgcagtcggaacacagccgttccgcagtcagtggaaatacacacattgactttaatggaaacctaatgactccgccgccgttccggagcggatccgcagccgttacgcatccagtggaaattgccggtaagagccattttcattgttttgagTGTAGGACACAAATTGTCCACTGGTGTCACTAGTGTGCTTGTGAGTGATGTCTATTTAGGTAGCAACCTTTCAACAGGTAACAAGGGGTGCTGTTAAACGGAGGAGCACAAATAGTTTTTGATTGCATCAAATCGCTACACACCACAACTCACATGTGGATGGGTAAATGTTTGTTGATGGAGCTTAATGGACACATGGATTCTTGCATGTTGAGTCGAAGAAAATTGTGATCAATAAATGTCCATCAAAACACAACGATGACTATTGGAGTCTATGATTTCAACTGAGCGGTGTAATGTAGAAGAGAGCGCATCAGCTAGTTTACTAGCCAtagactgtttgtttgtttgttttaagtcTGTATAGCAGCCCCTCAGTGGCTTTAAGTTTTTAGGCTTAGCCATTATACCCAGTATACGTGAATGGTCATTAGATTTTTAGTTTAAACTAGTTGTGGCTCAAAACGCCGTATATGAACAAATTTTagcagtgtaaatgtagcctaaaagttcaaatgtgagtgttttttttgcaactgCATCACAGACTTGTTGAATATCTGTCAGCTAGAGGCTGAGTAATGCCATTGAGCAAATTAGCCATTGATATTTGGCTTTTATTGCAGCtgctgcgtgtttgtgtgtgagtctaTAGTTGCTTATTGAGGTCAGTTCCTGACTGTGCAACAAGCTGGCCTCTTTACACAAAACACTGTTACCATCACCCATATTCCATGAATTGTTAATGAAAGAACCAATTACAGCAGTGCCTCTGACACACCACTGCATAATTACCAGTCAAAGGCCGTTCGCCTCTCTGTTGCCCTCCAACGCAGGGAAAAATCAGTCAATTACCTAACCGAGAGTCATCCGTATTCATAGACATATCTGACTCCCTTTAGTGGCAAAACATTTGCTACAAAAGCACTATAATTAAGTGAGCATTAcatgagaggagagaaaaaaaaccctcatGCCATTTCATCACAGTGGTGAAGGGAGAATTTCGACATGCGGCTGTAAatgctcatttgcataaagacaAAAAATGGCATTGGAAGGCTTCGAGAACGGGATAATTTGAGTGTTTAGAATAATTTGTCTTGGAAGGTGCAGTTCATCACTCTGCATTGGGTTGCTGGGACACGCTACTGACCTGTGGAAGAGAAGAGGGGTCGTGCCAGGTCATGAGTGTACGGAAACCCTGGGAACACTCCTGGAGCTTGGGGTCGACTGAACAGGTCCAGCTTCCCATTCATGTCTAGTTTGTGAGGATCCAGCTGCATTTGCTATAGTcgagagaggcagagaaaagGAAAGGGAGACAGACGAAGAAAATTAGGTCGGTAGACAACAGTACCAAACATTTCCGACAACTAGAGTGAGGGGGATTTATCCTCGGCTACTCTGGGTGAGAGATCAGAGGAAGACTGATACATCAACAATGGCTCCATGTCTCCAATTCTGGCCAACTGTGTTATAACAAATATATGTAAGCTGATTAGGGACACTAAATCCTTTGTAACGGGGGTTCAAAGCCCAAGACGGACTGACACCACCCGGCCAGAGGCATCAGCAGAGGATCTCCATGGCAAGGCCACACCATCCACTGTCAGTGAGTTTTTCCACACAAgcatttttttgtctgtgttcaAATCTTCAATAGAAACTATTCAACTACTAATTCTGTCACTGAGTGCTATAAAGGTGACGGCTTATGATCTGCCTCTTTTTCTTTAGGTGGAGTGAGCCATGCACAGAGCCTTTACTTGTAACCTTCTTACTGAATTTTTGAGACTGTGTCAAAGAGAACACCATTTTTGTTGGATTTTGTATTGTGATTAACTTTTACATCAttctgttccttttttttgtcatctgcCTTTTCCCACCCAGATGGTCGTTCTGACTCCAGTAACACCATTGTAGATTATTTTACAGGTAAAGCTCCAATTATGACTTATTCAATTACCAATATACTGTATCTGGTTTTACATGACAGCAAGATTCCTGAAAGACATCGTTATCCATCTCACGCACCTTCATTTTCTGCTGGTGGTGGTAGATCTGCCATGCGATCTGGACATGCACTGCGCACCACTTGCCAGGTTTCTAAAAATTTAGAGAGAAACTGAGGTTAGCCTGCTGGCTTTGATATAGGGAGCTAAAAATGGATTCTGGCATTGAGTTTTTCTGGCCAAACTACAAAGTGGGAACTCGTCCGAATTTTTTCAACCAGGCAATGGATTAAGAAAATCTAACCCTGACTTTAGCCCAATAGAGACCTCAAAGCTATCCTTAAATGTAGCCCTGAATTTCCTTGATCAAGAGTTGTTGAAGAATTTGCAGTTTTAGACTTTGTGGCCTGGCCAGAGAGATGAAACATTTAACAAAAGATGGACAAGGCAACCACTTACCCTAACAGATGTCCTGAATGGATCTGTTATCTGTATGGACAAACGGACagtcatcattatcatcaaC
Coding sequences within:
- the fbrsl1 gene encoding autism susceptibility gene 2 protein isoform X3, producing the protein MDGKLKQGRRCRSKRERVRRLREAGSRDARSPDPNSSCSDREGHSPGMDAASLPGKKASRPAAAARAPRPPRQKRRESSSQEEDIIDGFAIASFISLDRLEKKTGVVKTQEKKERWKDKKVAKRQKKDDKEVEEEEENVQPVVDPLENGFLHHAQREQDRITERLLKKTYSKKNKMIKPLVLRPVKLSEDETVQELSRPHRSNSKEQLSESSTHSLSGRGYSCDSESDIDDKVSDVGSEKLFSPTTPKGVPTNESPESKICSSAKVSGLQRSQEQSISEVPFTPPVPSPTPASAPTGSPAPAAAAAPPEPPRSCLPTPPPLSVKREQQPPPPVPTPPLLRAPPHPHPHPNPHPQPHPHLHQEPRILPPPQHHARPVISHQVHHPLQYSSLHDISHRSSPLGLPKQHLPPSPHHHVSGLPSSAPALPLSIANLSTSHYSSLRSPAHRHPAMFATPATLPPPPTLPTNSLVVPGHPAGTPYPEHDLLRQELNNRFLVQSSERGRGPSASPLAPVSLLRAEFHQHQHMHQHQHTHQHTFTPFPASLPPAAILTPPTAPPMVRTQARNFDKYTPKLDNPFIRHSNFFPSYPPTMPGMPPLLPHSGPFSSLQGAFQPKASNPIDVAGRPGAVPHTLLQKDPRITDPFRTSVRKPGKWCAVHVQIAWQIYHHQQKMKQMQLDPHKLDMNGKLDLFSRPQAPGVFPGFPYTHDLARPLFSSTGSGHPAPSPYGHVPHPSGFLPPSHLAGKYPFSRSSSYGGLGNLSSSAFGGLGNPSLGSNSMFGTKEGPGGLPTFGSPHHDTWNRLRRTPPSFPTPPQWPKTGDVERSSSANSHEREREREREREREREREREKRDSSIGKEEKDKDRDSVDRNRHSNRSSPASAPVSYQISSLIRTNSQNSCDSGRHHSGSVDRVREAEKELLERHRESSTLADVKVKESRSPGKEMLERRCSEDSIKPAQRSPSPYTKAVINEQGMKMAGGPPPTLKDSERKEPPSAELLHKVKSDMKIKEERKEEQEVVMVSSEPAPQPPPQALPAQISQPVNPHHHHPPLSHQPPLPSSRGCDIPAPGLHGVPMAHSLPLSMSAMPQMGSLNVLDRARMAPFMGVSPLAGRERLPHPAFPWDPLREAYRSLDLQRRMDFQLRAEQGHRFPSVYEQERAYREREAHDYSHHEHLLEVRREHERMRQQAEERERLHLREELDRARLHQLHQSPMEGHLPHMPPFMPHLGGMPYPRLSPSTGHNGPLNRTPPTAALSAPPPLVPAGSARPASPRRTTPLTTQDPRDYSPSRNPKEVEAR